TAATGTGAGCGCGACATATAGAAAAttaatttctcaaataatattatagagattgtcacattactctttttttttttttttttttttgtcatcaaatacagactcatactgactctgtaaaccactCCGGTAGAttttgatccatgtgaacgacaaacaACGGTTGTTTCctggcactgcgtgctaggctatccgctCTTGAATTTTGCatccttggtacatagataatctccgaACGTGTGAAAACCTCTTTCAGGGActtaatatcttccaaataacttgcaaatgcgggccattcttctggttccgaaaccatcttcaccaacttagaacaatccgttgcaaatgtaacctgaaactggcgtaaatttttcatacattccattgcccaaagtaGTGCTTCTATCTCCGCATGTAGAGGGGATAGACAAGCTCGGACATTCCTTGCTCCTAACAACCCATCAAAGCCTTCTAAAGTACTTAGCCAACCTTGCCCAGAGAAAACTTCATTCTCCTTCCAAGaaccatctgtaaaacaccatctccCCGGAATTGATGGGAGAGTCGTAACCTCAACATGGGACCCTATCCTGGTCTCGGTCAATACATGTGCATTAGCCCAAAGTGTTGACTCTGTTTCTGCTAATTTGAGCGTGTCTCTTGGATCCATGTCCATATTACTGAACACTTTATTGTTccttcctttccaaatataccaaagtatccatgcaaattgatggTCCTCCATCGGGGGAGAGACTCTCCAgaagagatgatccatatttgtaaaaAGGGAACTCGTTGGGAACATagttggatttgatggtatcttggagagagcccaaacctgaagtgcaggaggacattcaaaaaacacatgattgaTCGATTCCTCCTCCGCTCCGCAACGTGCACAGCAGGTGTCACCTTGTATTCCTCTCGCTTTCAGATTCTTCTTGACTGCTATACAACCTGTAACCAATTGCCATAAgaaatgttttaactttggggggcaccgtattttccagcagAAAGCCTTCAAAGCATCAACCGTGGGTCCAAACTTTAAAGGTGGTCTTTCCCTGTCTGGATAAACCCGTTCGatctgatatcctgatttaaccgtatacttcccattgtttgtgaaatgccatccatccctGTCCACCATCTGGGTTTTACTCAGtggtatactttctataatttttacatCCTGGGGATCTATCATAGCCCTGAGTGCATGCGAATTCCATGTCCGCGAAGTAGAGTCaataagagaatccactgtgaggtTTGGATCGAAaatatgttgatttttatttgctggtctcgggcgagtggttgggagccatggatcgttccatacagatatagatgatcctgatcccacccttttgattagtcctttgcttaccagagatctagcagaaactATACTCCGCCaaccatatgacggagaataagagcgaatcggttccaggggtgatgcattcctgtaataccgtccCTTAAAAACCCgggaaaataatgtatttggCTTCTCGATCAAGCGCCAcaactgtttaccaagcattgctgtattaaaatctgtaatatccTTGAAACCTAAGCCCCCAGCTTCCTTATCAAGACAcactttatcccatgatttccagtgcataCCTCTTGTCCTTCCCCCTgggctccaccagaattgtgcgaCCGCGGTCGTCAGTTTTTTAGTTGTTGCCTTAGGTAAACGGTAAacagacatcacatggtttggtAATGCCGTTACCACAGATTTAATAATCACTTCTTTTCCTCCCTTTGTGAAGAACTTAAAAGTCCAACCATTAACCCTATTATTTAGCCGGTCCTGCACAAAGCTAAAAACCTGTATCTTGGATCCTCCCAAATTTTCTGGAAGACCTAGATAAGATCCCATACCTCCAAGATTCTGAATTCCCAATATATCTCTTAAGTCCTGTCTAGTTGATTCCTCAATATTGTGCCCGAATTGGATAGAGGACTTATCAAAGTTTATAAGCTGACCTGATACAACCTCATATTCCTTTAAGATCCTAAGGATAGTATGGCATTCCTCTTTCAAAGCTTTACAGAAAaaaagactatcatccgcaaaaagcaGATGAGATATCGATGGACATGCTCTAGCTACCTTCATTCCCGTCAAAAGTTTCCTTCTTTCcgcctttttaatatttgcaaTTAGAGCCTCAGTACACAGGATAAATAAATAAGGTGATAAAGGATCCCCTTGTCGTAAACCCCTATGTGGAACGATAAGTccccgtggctgtccattaagTAGGACCCGATATTGAACCGATGATATACACTCCATCATTAATGTAATCCAATGAAAATCAAAACCCATCTTCTGTAGGAGAGCCTTTATAAAATCCCATTCCACTCTATCATAAGCTTTACTCATGTCcgttttaattgccatatattttCCTTTGCACGCCTTGTTCGTCcgtaatccatgaaacatttcctgagcaataagaatattatcagagATTAACCTTCCTGGCACAAAAGCTGACTGAGTTTCTGAAATAAGAGAAGGTAGACATATCTTCAATCTCTGACACAGAACCttcgaaataattttatacccaACATTACACAGACTAATCGGCCTCAGTTCTGTCATCCTTGTAGGCCTCTCCGTTTTtggaatcatacaaatattagtaatatttaacctCGGATCCAATGTTCCAgtaaccaaaaaattattcaccatgTCCACCAAGTCCTTCTTAATAATATGCCAGGAGTGTTGAAAGAAAAGAGCTGTCATACCATCCGGTCCTGGTGccttctctggatgcatcataaaaaGGGCTTCTCTGACCTCATCCTCTGATGCTACTCTTAACAGACGTTGGTTCATTTGAGGAGTAATACCTGGTGATACCTCTGTGAGAAAGTCATCAAACTCCGTTGGAGAAGTGGTAGTGAAAAGCTCTTCGAAATAGTCCACTGCCACTTTTTCCACACCCATATCTTCCGTAATCCAATTTCCCAAAGCATCATATAAACCCACAATCCGATTACGTACCCGTCGTTGCTTAGTCAAAGCATGATAGAATTTTGTATTGAGATCCCCAGATGTATACCACGTATTCCTACTCTTTTGGTGCCAATACTCCTCTTCATCTTTATATGCATCTTGCAACTTCTTTGAGACCTCGATAATATCCTCTTGAGATCTAGAATTATCTGTTTGTACCTCTTCAAGAGCTTTTTGTAACTCATTAATTTTGTCCTTCCCATAAGGAGGATTATTTTTCCGCCATTTAGCAATTTCATGTCgacaattactaattttttcCACTATCCCAGTTTCCCTTGTTGCACTATAATCTGACCAGCCCATTGTAATTGATTCCAAAAGACCTTCTTGTGCAATCCATCTTTTATCAAACCGAAATTGCCCTTTTCTCCTAGTGACTTTATCATTCAGATAAGCCACAACTGGGCGATGATCAGAAGCCACCATCCCTAAGTATTCTGTAAAAGAACATGGAAACAAAGTATGCCACTCCTCATTTGCTAAAGCTCGATCTAGACGACATCTTACCGTAACTGCCCCTTTTCCTTTTCCCCTTCTCCCTTGCCATGACATTTTATTTCCCCGTGCCGGAAATTCCAATAACCCAGTATTccttatcatattattaaaaggaaTAAAAGAATCCGCACTCCTCAGTGATCCTCcatccttttcatgatttccagtAATCTCATTTAAATCCCCAATGATGAACCAGGGTTCTGAACGCGCAAGTCCATATCTCGTCAAACGTTCCCACACTTGTTCTCTTAATTTTGGAACAGGATCACCATACACAAACGTAAGATAAACCGTCTTTCCGTGGGTCACCGCTTCCACATCGATCATTCTATTACTAGAATATAAGACTTGGACCTGAGAATCATTGTTGTAAAAAAGCGCTAAACCACCACTCCTTCCCAATGGATCAACCGTGAACAAATTATCAAATCCAATATGTGCTTGGAAATCTTGAACAAATTTTGAgtcttgttttgtttcagataaaaataaaaaatccggtTTATGTTTATACCATATCTCTCTTAGATAGCTCATAGTCCACTTGCTTCCCATACCTCTACAATTCCAACTAAGCACTCTCATTtaaagttataaataaaaactccCAAGAGTTTAGCGAAATTAGGTTTGATGATACCCTGAAATCCCAACCACCAAGAAGCAATAATCCACCGAACTCCCAAATTAACCGTCATAGTAAACAGCttcaatatgaaaaaaatagacCCTTGCTCCATTCCAAGTCTATACATTATGTCCAGCTCAACCTCACCCTTTAAATTGGGTCCAATAAAAACCATAATAGAGAAACCaaacatataaactataataaagAAACCAAACAGATAAATCACACGCTTCACGTACGACATATATAAGTCTGTGGAAGCTCCTGAACCAATAACAATGACTGAACTGTATGTTCCCAAAACGAGCACTTTAAGCCTCTCCAAAGAAACTCTCTGCAACTGGTTTAAAGAGACCAGCCGCAGGCCTCGAGTCCGTGCAGCCAAAGCGTTCTGCTCTGTCCCGAGCCACATCCCAAAACCAACAAAACACATATGTACCAACTCCTTTATTTCCCTCCCATGAACATCAAATTGCATAAGTAAAAAATTCTGATCCCTTCGTTGCAACGATTTGAAACAAATCCAAACACCAAAGTCAACAAATTTATTCCATGCATTCCAACCCCCAAGCAAACTACAAATTAGTAAGCACCCTTTTAAAACCCAAGCATACCATATTTGGCTCCCATAAAGTCCAAAACATCCAAGTAAAACTGCATTAGTAAACATtacccaaaaaattaaaaatatgaaaacaaaatgtaCGGAACCACTAAGACACATAAGCCTTTTAACCCAATCATGAGATAAGAAAAAATCCTCCTCATTAG
This genomic stretch from Brassica napus cultivar Da-Ae unplaced genomic scaffold, Da-Ae ScsIHWf_1109;HRSCAF=1576, whole genome shotgun sequence harbors:
- the LOC125595986 gene encoding uncharacterized protein LOC125595986, which encodes MIDVEAVTHGKTVYLTFVYGDPVPKLREQVWERLTRYGLARSEPWFIIGDLNEITGNHEKDGGSLRSADSFIPFNNMIRNTGLLEFPARGNKMSWQGRRGKGKGAVTVRCRLDRALANEEWHTLFPCSFTEYLGMVASDHRPVVAYLNDKVTRRKGQFRFDKRWIAQEGLLESITMGWSDYSATRETGIVEKISNCRHEIAKWRKNNPPYGKDKINELQKALEEVQTDNSRSQEDIIEVSKKLQDAYKDEEEYWHQKSRNTWYTSGDLNTKFYHALTKQRRVRNRIVGLYDALGNWITEDMGVEKVAVDYFEELFTTTSPTEFDDFLTEVSPGITPQMNQRLLRVASEDEVREALFMMHPEKAPGPDETQSAFVPGRLISDNILIAQEMFHGLRTNKACKGKYMAIKTDMSKAYDRVEWDFIKALLQKMALKEECHTILRILKEYEVVSGQLINFDKSSIQFGHNIEESTRQDLRDILGIQNLGGMGSYLGLPENLGGSKIQVFSFVQDRLNNRVNGWTFKFFTKGGKEVIIKSVVTALPNHVMSVYRLPKATTKKLTTAVAQFWWSPGGRTRGMHWKSWDKVCLDKEAGGLGFKDITDFNTAMLGYQIERVYPDRERPPLKFGPTVDALKAFCWKIRLYSSQEESESERNTR